In a single window of the Pyrococcus sp. NA2 genome:
- a CDS encoding PaaI family thioesterase yields the protein MEQRTHKLTSERLVGKPIKIGEGYAEVELMTIDEMKVDEKGLVHGGFTFGLADYAAMLAVNEPTVVLGKAEVRFTRPVKVGEKLIARAKVTEDLGRKKIVDVKVYRGEDIVLEGKFHCYVLEKHVLDL from the coding sequence ATGGAGCAAAGAACCCATAAGTTAACCTCGGAGAGATTAGTTGGAAAGCCCATTAAGATTGGGGAGGGATATGCGGAGGTTGAGTTGATGACCATAGATGAAATGAAGGTTGACGAAAAAGGCCTCGTTCATGGTGGTTTCACGTTTGGCTTGGCTGACTATGCGGCAATGTTAGCTGTGAACGAGCCTACAGTTGTTCTAGGGAAAGCGGAGGTCAGATTCACGAGACCGGTAAAAGTTGGAGAGAAGTTGATCGCTAGGGCCAAAGTCACTGAAGATCTCGGAAGGAAGAAAATCGTCGATGTTAAGGTTTATAGAGGAGAGGATATCGTCCTTGAGGGTAAATTCCACTGCTATGTCCTGGAGAAGCATGTTCTAGATCTTTGA
- a CDS encoding DUF2240 family protein, with the protein MVRYKALLEAVKVKGDYVFSSKSELIGILAFKLNIMSVSEAKELIKEALEEGIIEEGPEGLVVHTDLIEEEEERKDLFGEMVEHIAKELNISELEVLEGIERLRERYGNLDKKILAYLYGLEKGVDMSRFKEELEE; encoded by the coding sequence TTGGTGAGATACAAGGCCCTTTTAGAGGCTGTGAAGGTGAAGGGGGATTACGTGTTCTCAAGTAAAAGCGAGTTAATAGGGATATTGGCCTTTAAACTTAATATCATGAGCGTTAGTGAGGCTAAAGAACTCATTAAAGAGGCACTTGAAGAGGGGATAATTGAGGAGGGCCCAGAGGGTTTAGTTGTTCATACTGACCTGATAGAGGAAGAAGAGGAAAGGAAGGATTTATTTGGTGAGATGGTTGAACACATAGCAAAGGAACTTAACATTAGCGAACTTGAAGTTCTCGAAGGTATAGAAAGATTGCGAGAGAGATATGGCAATCTAGATAAAAAGATCCTTGCCTACCTTTATGGACTTGAAAAAGGAGTAGATATGAGCAGATTTAAAGAGGAACTCGAAGAATAG
- a CDS encoding DUF3216 domain-containing protein, giving the protein MPKIKPFEEHTERYDNWFERHKYAYLSELNAIREIMPSRDCVEVGVGTGRFAEPLGIKLGVEPSKKMAEIAEKRGIKVIEGVAENLPFPDNSLDCILMVTTICFVDDPEKAIKEAYRVLKPGGHIIIGFIDRESEIGREYERNKEKSVFYREARFFSTREIIDLLEKSGFKVERIVQTLFHPLNEIKDIEPVEEGFGKGSFVGIRARKKDVNDIVEDVKSLAREVGEEGIIETIDRFIKLNEGLEKTRGEHFVKAGIYGFLEGLLTTLKLKHNNDNIIKLLDTVKRMREQEEYFLRKSNPPISE; this is encoded by the coding sequence ATGCCAAAGATTAAACCATTTGAGGAGCACACTGAAAGATACGATAACTGGTTTGAAAGACACAAGTATGCTTATCTTAGCGAGCTTAATGCAATTAGAGAAATAATGCCGAGCAGGGACTGTGTCGAAGTTGGAGTTGGAACTGGTAGGTTTGCCGAACCCCTAGGGATAAAATTAGGTGTTGAACCCTCAAAGAAAATGGCAGAGATTGCCGAAAAGAGAGGAATAAAAGTCATTGAGGGAGTTGCTGAGAATTTACCATTTCCCGACAATTCGCTTGATTGTATTTTGATGGTCACAACCATATGCTTCGTTGATGACCCCGAGAAGGCAATAAAAGAAGCTTATAGGGTTCTCAAGCCAGGAGGACACATAATTATTGGGTTCATAGATAGAGAAAGTGAAATTGGAAGGGAGTATGAAAGGAATAAAGAGAAGAGCGTATTTTACAGGGAGGCTAGGTTTTTCTCAACAAGAGAAATAATAGATCTACTCGAGAAATCTGGATTTAAAGTTGAAAGAATTGTTCAAACTCTCTTTCACCCCCTTAATGAGATAAAGGACATTGAGCCTGTCGAAGAAGGCTTTGGAAAGGGAAGTTTCGTTGGGATAAGAGCGAGAAAAAAGGATGTAAATGACATAGTTGAGGACGTCAAATCACTCGCAAGAGAGGTTGGGGAAGAAGGCATAATTGAGACAATTGATAGGTTCATTAAACTCAACGAGGGTCTTGAGAAAACGAGGGGAGAGCACTTTGTGAAAGCAGGTATCTATGGATTTTTAGAGGGATTGTTAACGACGCTTAAACTTAAACATAACAATGATAACATAATAAAACTTCTGGACACTGTTAAAAGAATGAGAGAGCAGGAGGAGTATTTTCTAAGGAAGAGCAATCCACCAATTAGCGAATAG
- the hflX gene encoding GTPase HflX, whose translation MRAIGVIRKSWRERVSREEFEELLKSAGYEVVAMVEQVREEHPRYNIGPGKLEEVKRLVRELKPDKVVFANRLTPSQAYNLWKELRIDIIDKWQLVLEIFEKRAHSKEAKLQVELANLQYELPLVKEAIRRIKMGDRAGFKGMGEYQVHQYFKHIRYRMGKIREELEKIRREREIRRKKRTDEGFVLVALAGYTNAGKSTLLNALTGEEVEAKSQMFTTLDTTTRRFKVKGKMLLVTDTVGFIDGLPPFIVEAFHSTLEEIVKSDIIILVLDGSESWKEIRRKFFASLDVLRELKALDRPMIIALNKVDLISEEDAREKELLLRELANGRADVIGVAKISAKLGHLKELYDLIEKALSKLPKFQKFEIRINDPSKLGKVMAMVHSMGELLDVEYSEETRIKAYIQTGLIRELTKLGVSVRKIS comes from the coding sequence ATGAGAGCAATAGGAGTAATAAGGAAATCGTGGCGAGAGAGAGTTAGTAGAGAGGAGTTTGAGGAATTATTAAAGAGTGCAGGTTATGAAGTTGTTGCAATGGTTGAACAAGTTCGAGAGGAGCATCCTAGGTATAACATAGGACCTGGAAAACTTGAGGAGGTAAAGAGGCTTGTGAGAGAGTTGAAACCGGATAAGGTTGTGTTCGCGAATAGATTAACTCCTTCTCAAGCTTACAACCTCTGGAAGGAGCTTAGGATTGATATAATTGACAAGTGGCAACTTGTACTTGAGATATTCGAGAAAAGGGCCCATTCAAAAGAGGCAAAATTACAAGTTGAACTTGCAAACCTTCAATACGAGTTGCCTCTTGTCAAAGAAGCAATAAGAAGAATCAAGATGGGAGATAGAGCTGGATTCAAAGGTATGGGTGAGTACCAAGTTCACCAGTACTTCAAGCACATAAGGTATAGAATGGGGAAGATAAGAGAAGAGCTGGAAAAGATTAGAAGGGAAAGAGAAATTAGAAGGAAAAAGAGAACTGATGAAGGATTCGTTCTGGTTGCACTTGCAGGCTATACAAATGCCGGAAAATCAACGCTGCTAAATGCCTTGACAGGGGAAGAAGTTGAGGCTAAATCTCAAATGTTCACGACCCTGGACACGACTACTAGGAGGTTCAAGGTCAAGGGGAAAATGCTCCTGGTTACCGATACGGTAGGATTCATAGATGGCCTTCCTCCCTTCATAGTTGAAGCCTTTCACTCAACGCTTGAGGAAATTGTCAAGTCAGACATAATAATCCTAGTTCTTGATGGAAGCGAATCGTGGAAGGAAATCAGGAGAAAATTCTTTGCATCCCTAGATGTGCTTAGAGAGTTAAAGGCATTGGACAGACCAATGATAATTGCACTAAATAAGGTTGACCTTATAAGTGAGGAAGATGCGAGAGAGAAGGAACTCCTCCTAAGGGAACTTGCCAACGGAAGGGCTGACGTAATTGGAGTTGCCAAGATATCAGCAAAGCTTGGGCATTTAAAGGAACTCTACGATCTAATAGAGAAGGCCCTATCTAAGCTACCGAAGTTCCAAAAATTCGAGATAAGAATAAACGATCCATCTAAGTTAGGAAAGGTCATGGCAATGGTTCATTCAATGGGAGAACTCTTGGATGTTGAATACAGTGAAGAGACGAGAATAAAGGCTTACATTCAGACTGGACTCATAAGAGAGTTAACGAAGCTTGGGGTAAGCGTTAGGAAGATAAGCTGA
- a CDS encoding inorganic phosphate transporter has product MELALVLIAIAFYISWNIGANGSGSAMGTAVGSEILSFRQAVFIMGIFAILGSCLGGGKVMETVGKKVIPTMTPDMAVLIFLSAGVLVTIGTIKGLPTSVTQVLIGGMIGTGLALGVKINWSILTRIVLAWIMSPILSGIFAFLLYKFYSKVFRRIKGIRRLEILYKWMAISGGSYIAFNFGSNEVANAVAPLVGAGVLSSFHAGIFGALSLAIGSLTFSYPVMYTVGKKITALGPISAFSAQFGSAISVSLANYFGLPVSSSQAIVGGVMGAGLAAGEGFKTKTLKEIVISWAATPLGGAILGYSLGKLFLAFGLLSLSS; this is encoded by the coding sequence ATGGAATTAGCGTTGGTTCTAATTGCAATAGCCTTTTACATAAGCTGGAACATAGGTGCGAATGGATCTGGAAGTGCTATGGGAACTGCTGTTGGTTCGGAGATTCTGAGTTTTAGGCAGGCAGTTTTCATCATGGGTATTTTCGCCATCCTTGGATCCTGCTTGGGTGGAGGAAAGGTAATGGAAACCGTTGGCAAAAAGGTAATACCAACTATGACACCTGACATGGCCGTTCTAATTTTTCTCTCGGCCGGGGTTCTAGTTACAATAGGAACAATTAAGGGATTGCCAACCTCCGTAACTCAAGTTCTGATTGGAGGAATGATTGGCACTGGTTTAGCCTTGGGGGTCAAAATCAATTGGAGCATTCTTACAAGGATAGTGCTCGCCTGGATAATGTCTCCTATACTTTCCGGAATTTTTGCATTCCTACTTTACAAGTTTTATTCAAAGGTTTTTAGGAGGATAAAGGGTATTAGACGACTCGAGATACTTTACAAGTGGATGGCAATTTCAGGAGGATCTTATATAGCATTTAACTTCGGCTCAAACGAGGTTGCAAATGCAGTTGCTCCCCTAGTTGGAGCTGGAGTATTGAGTTCATTTCACGCCGGAATATTTGGGGCATTAAGCCTAGCCATAGGTAGCTTAACATTTAGTTACCCTGTAATGTACACTGTGGGAAAAAAGATAACAGCATTGGGTCCAATTTCGGCATTTTCAGCTCAATTTGGTTCGGCAATCTCAGTGAGTCTTGCAAATTATTTTGGACTTCCAGTAAGTTCAAGTCAAGCGATAGTTGGAGGTGTAATGGGAGCAGGACTCGCGGCAGGTGAGGGGTTTAAAACTAAAACGCTGAAAGAAATTGTTATTAGCTGGGCTGCAACGCCCTTAGGTGGAGCGATCCTTGGTTACTCTCTTGGAAAGCTGTTCCTTGCATTTGGACTTCTCAGCTTATCTTCCTAA
- a CDS encoding helix-turn-helix domain-containing protein: MHSKEFVYKVLATKKKAITLKKLSSELETPMPRLLQTLKKLEDDGLVEIIYNKEITVRAKTMNDYSF, translated from the coding sequence ATGCACTCCAAAGAGTTTGTGTACAAGGTTTTGGCCACAAAGAAGAAGGCCATAACCTTGAAGAAGCTTAGTTCTGAACTAGAAACCCCTATGCCGAGACTTCTTCAAACCCTTAAAAAACTTGAAGATGACGGTTTGGTTGAAATAATATATAATAAGGAGATCACCGTTAGAGCAAAGACGATGAATGATTACTCTTTTTAA
- a CDS encoding thioredoxin fold domain-containing protein: MRKAFTVILLILLTSSLGCLSSNTPTQTKTESWLEGLEKEKFHFYMFGVNTCPHCQKMKRLLPEYYGNGSLTFYELRENKKAYEFYLNFATTLKITGVPLIGIFYDNKLYAIVEGEIDPKVIPRIVKEAMKDNGVILIISSGQFIIPGNETKIIGNLTSWFKLGEQ, translated from the coding sequence ATGAGGAAGGCCTTTACAGTTATCCTCCTAATTTTACTTACTTCATCCCTCGGGTGCCTATCGAGTAATACTCCGACTCAAACTAAAACAGAAAGTTGGCTTGAAGGTCTAGAGAAGGAGAAGTTCCACTTCTATATGTTCGGGGTTAACACTTGTCCCCATTGTCAAAAGATGAAGAGACTCCTTCCAGAGTATTATGGTAATGGAAGCCTGACCTTCTATGAGCTAAGGGAGAACAAAAAAGCTTACGAATTCTACTTGAACTTTGCAACAACATTGAAGATTACAGGCGTTCCCTTAATCGGGATATTCTATGATAACAAGTTATACGCGATAGTTGAAGGAGAGATAGATCCGAAGGTAATCCCCAGAATAGTCAAGGAGGCTATGAAGGACAATGGAGTTATCCTCATAATTTCAAGTGGCCAATTTATAATTCCAGGGAATGAAACTAAGATAATAGGGAATTTGACATCATGGTTTAAGCTTGGTGAACAATAA
- a CDS encoding M20/M25/M40 family metallo-hydrolase has translation MKTERAKEILLQLLKIPSPSGREDRIALYIMEFLHKLDYDVHIESDGEVIDLVVNPEAELFFEVHMDTIEPRAEPFVRGNIVYGTGASDIKGGIASILLMLEQLRKEKKDLNVGIVFVSDEEKGGKGSALFMERYKPKMAIVLEPTDLEVHIAHAGNIEAYFEVDGKEAHGACPESGVNAIEQVFEMLRELKELEPFKVKGKYFDPHIGIQELICENPYYLIPALCKGRLEARLLPEQEVEDVLDLIDPILDEYTVRYEYTEIWDGYELSEDEEIVQIAKRAMEKVGLDEFGAMRSWTDAINFTYNGTKTIVFGPGNLDISHTKNERIDVRDVVKASEFLLAVNDIFERTS, from the coding sequence ATGAAAACTGAGAGAGCTAAGGAGATATTGCTCCAACTACTGAAGATACCATCTCCCTCAGGAAGGGAGGATAGAATAGCACTCTATATTATGGAATTCCTCCATAAACTGGACTATGACGTTCACATTGAGAGCGATGGTGAGGTGATAGACCTAGTCGTGAATCCTGAAGCTGAACTATTCTTTGAGGTTCATATGGATACAATAGAACCGAGGGCTGAACCCTTCGTAAGAGGAAACATAGTCTATGGAACGGGAGCGAGTGATATAAAGGGTGGAATAGCCTCTATTCTATTAATGCTTGAGCAACTAAGAAAGGAGAAAAAGGATTTAAACGTTGGAATAGTCTTTGTCAGCGACGAAGAAAAAGGAGGGAAAGGTTCTGCTCTCTTTATGGAACGTTATAAGCCAAAAATGGCAATAGTGCTTGAGCCAACAGATCTAGAGGTTCACATTGCTCATGCTGGAAACATAGAGGCTTATTTTGAAGTGGATGGAAAAGAGGCCCACGGAGCATGTCCTGAGAGTGGAGTGAATGCAATCGAGCAGGTCTTTGAAATGCTTAGAGAGCTCAAAGAGTTAGAACCTTTCAAAGTTAAGGGGAAGTACTTCGATCCACACATAGGAATTCAGGAGTTGATCTGTGAGAACCCCTACTACCTAATTCCGGCCTTATGTAAGGGTAGACTCGAGGCTAGACTGCTACCTGAGCAGGAAGTTGAGGATGTTCTGGACTTAATTGACCCAATTCTGGATGAATACACGGTAAGATACGAATACACGGAGATATGGGATGGTTATGAGCTAAGCGAGGATGAGGAGATAGTTCAAATAGCGAAGAGGGCAATGGAAAAAGTTGGCCTAGACGAGTTCGGGGCTATGAGGAGCTGGACAGATGCGATAAACTTTACCTACAATGGAACCAAGACGATAGTATTTGGCCCAGGGAACCTTGATATATCTCACACCAAGAATGAAAGAATAGATGTGAGAGACGTCGTCAAGGCCAGCGAATTTCTACTTGCGGTTAATGATATATTCGAAAGAACAAGTTAA
- a CDS encoding bifunctional hydroxymethylpyrimidine kinase/phosphomethylpyrimidine kinase, translating to MRLVKTALTIAGSDSGGGAGIEADLKTFTAFGVHGLVAITSVTAQNTQAVTAIHDIPPEVVAEQIKAVAEDIGVDAAKTGMLSNAEIIKAVAKTVKNYDFPLVVDPVMIAKSGAPLLREDAVDALVKYILPLATLVTPNRFEAEKLSRMKIRTIEDAKKAAKKIAEETGAKAVIVKGGHIEGEEAIDVLYHNGSYKLYRAPKVEGCTHGTGCSFSAAITANLAKGFELEEAIEIAKQFITLGIATGHRIGKGHCPVNQSAWIEIPAEKWRIYEELSKAVKEFEIMNPVKLIPEVGTNFVYSLPLPYARTTKDVAGVKGRIVRYGNSVRAVGPVEFGASDHLARAILTYMRFYPEYRSAINIRYSKELVNLARKKGLKVSFYDRKEEPPEVKEREGATIPWGIETAIKRINERPDVIYHLGDVGKEPMILIFGKDPRDVLDKLRLLL from the coding sequence ATGAGGCTCGTTAAAACTGCTTTAACGATAGCTGGAAGCGATAGTGGGGGAGGAGCAGGTATAGAGGCTGATCTAAAGACTTTCACGGCCTTTGGAGTTCATGGACTGGTGGCGATAACTTCGGTCACAGCTCAGAACACTCAGGCTGTAACTGCGATCCATGATATACCTCCGGAGGTTGTAGCGGAGCAGATCAAAGCCGTTGCGGAGGACATTGGTGTTGATGCTGCAAAGACGGGAATGCTCAGTAATGCTGAGATAATAAAGGCCGTTGCAAAGACCGTTAAAAATTATGACTTTCCACTTGTCGTCGATCCAGTGATGATAGCTAAGAGCGGTGCTCCACTTCTAAGGGAAGATGCAGTTGATGCTCTGGTAAAATACATCCTCCCTCTTGCAACATTGGTTACCCCAAATAGATTTGAGGCTGAAAAGTTGAGTAGAATGAAGATAAGAACAATTGAAGATGCTAAAAAAGCTGCAAAGAAGATAGCTGAAGAAACTGGAGCTAAGGCTGTAATAGTTAAGGGTGGTCACATAGAGGGTGAAGAAGCCATAGACGTTCTATATCATAACGGCTCATACAAACTCTATAGGGCTCCTAAAGTTGAAGGATGTACGCATGGGACTGGTTGTAGCTTCTCTGCAGCGATAACAGCAAATTTAGCCAAAGGTTTTGAGCTTGAAGAAGCAATAGAGATAGCAAAGCAATTCATAACCCTTGGAATAGCTACTGGTCATAGAATAGGAAAGGGTCACTGCCCAGTTAATCAGTCAGCATGGATCGAGATTCCCGCCGAAAAGTGGAGAATATATGAGGAGCTAAGCAAGGCAGTTAAAGAGTTTGAGATAATGAATCCGGTAAAGTTGATACCGGAGGTTGGAACGAACTTCGTCTATTCCCTTCCGCTTCCGTATGCAAGAACCACCAAGGATGTTGCTGGAGTTAAGGGAAGGATAGTGAGGTATGGAAACTCAGTAAGGGCTGTTGGTCCCGTTGAGTTTGGAGCAAGTGACCACCTTGCTAGGGCAATCCTAACTTACATGAGGTTCTATCCCGAGTACAGGAGTGCAATTAACATAAGGTACTCCAAGGAGTTAGTGAATTTAGCCAGGAAGAAAGGATTAAAGGTTTCCTTCTACGATAGGAAGGAAGAGCCACCTGAAGTTAAGGAGAGGGAAGGTGCAACGATCCCCTGGGGAATTGAAACTGCAATCAAGAGAATCAACGAGAGGCCTGATGTGATCTATCACTTGGGAGATGTTGGTAAGGAGCCCATGATCCTTATCTTTGGCAAGGATCCTAGGGATGTTCTTGACAAGCTTAGGCTACTCCTCTGA
- the thiE gene encoding thiamine phosphate synthase yields MGLREKLKLYTITDRRLKPEIESVKQALEGGATAIQLRIKDASTREMYEIGKEIRKLTNEYDALFFVDDRIDVALAVNADGVQLGPEDMPIEIAREIAPNLIIGASVYSLEEALKAERMGADYLGAGSVFPTKTKRDVKVIGLDGLKEIVRAVRIPVVAIGGINAGNARDVLLTGVSGIAVISAVMGAEDVRRATQELRKIVEEVLG; encoded by the coding sequence TTGGGCCTTAGAGAAAAACTCAAGCTATATACAATAACCGATAGAAGGCTTAAACCTGAAATTGAGAGTGTCAAACAGGCCTTGGAAGGGGGTGCTACGGCGATACAACTGAGGATTAAAGACGCTTCAACCAGGGAAATGTACGAAATTGGGAAGGAGATAAGAAAGCTAACAAATGAATACGATGCACTATTCTTCGTCGATGATAGAATCGACGTTGCATTGGCGGTAAATGCGGATGGCGTACAGCTAGGTCCCGAAGACATGCCAATAGAGATTGCAAGGGAGATCGCGCCAAATCTAATTATAGGTGCTTCAGTTTATTCCCTTGAAGAAGCCTTGAAGGCCGAAAGGATGGGGGCTGACTACTTGGGAGCTGGATCTGTATTTCCAACCAAAACTAAGAGGGATGTGAAGGTGATAGGACTTGATGGATTGAAAGAAATAGTTAGGGCCGTAAGAATACCGGTGGTTGCAATTGGAGGTATCAACGCTGGGAATGCTAGAGATGTCCTTCTAACTGGAGTTAGTGGAATTGCAGTTATCTCTGCAGTTATGGGGGCTGAAGATGTTAGGAGGGCTACTCAAGAGTTAAGAAAAATTGTTGAGGAGGTGTTAGGATGA
- the thiM gene encoding hydroxyethylthiazole kinase produces MKFVIDSLERVRDRRPLVHNITNFVVMNTTANALLALGASPVMAHAEEELEEMIRIADAVVINIGTLDSSWKKSMIKAAKIAKELDKPVVLDPVGAGATKFRTEVSRKILDIGVAILKGNFGEISALLGEHGKTRGVDSASYDERMAKEISFAASKEFNTVVAVTGKVDYVSDGNKIFAVYNGHEMLGRVTGTGCIVSAITGAFVAVTDPLKAAVSALTVFGIAAEKAYEEAKYPGSFHVKLYDWLYRINGEVIMEYAKVREVGP; encoded by the coding sequence TTGAAGTTTGTGATTGATTCCCTGGAAAGGGTCAGGGATAGAAGACCTCTAGTTCACAATATAACGAACTTCGTGGTTATGAACACAACCGCAAACGCTCTCCTTGCCTTGGGAGCTTCGCCTGTCATGGCACATGCGGAAGAGGAGCTCGAGGAGATGATAAGGATAGCGGATGCCGTTGTGATAAATATAGGAACATTGGACTCTTCTTGGAAGAAATCGATGATCAAAGCTGCAAAAATAGCCAAGGAACTTGACAAGCCGGTTGTTTTGGATCCGGTTGGGGCTGGGGCAACAAAATTTAGGACAGAGGTCTCTAGAAAGATATTAGACATTGGAGTTGCAATTCTTAAGGGGAACTTTGGAGAGATATCCGCACTACTGGGAGAACATGGGAAGACTAGAGGTGTGGACTCCGCTAGTTACGATGAAAGAATGGCAAAAGAAATTTCATTTGCTGCCTCAAAAGAATTCAATACTGTCGTGGCTGTAACGGGAAAAGTTGATTACGTGAGTGATGGTAATAAGATCTTTGCCGTATATAACGGCCATGAAATGCTTGGAAGGGTGACTGGAACCGGGTGCATTGTTTCAGCGATAACTGGAGCATTTGTGGCTGTAACGGATCCTCTGAAGGCCGCAGTTTCAGCTTTAACAGTTTTTGGAATTGCAGCAGAGAAAGCTTATGAAGAGGCTAAATATCCTGGAAGCTTCCATGTGAAGCTATATGACTGGCTCTACAGGATTAATGGAGAAGTTATAATGGAGTATGCAAAGGTGAGGGAAGTTGGGCCTTAG
- the cytX gene encoding putative hydroxymethylpyrimidine transporter CytX: MQEIRPIKDRIFDFWSNFSIWFGADFGIAVIWAGALLTPYLSLKEALAIIILGHLLGNAVMSLIAIEGYETGLPTMVLSRGPLGGKGSVLPSLLNYLQLIGWTAIMLIVGARALDVIFPGTYFMWVIVLGILVTVWTLVGPERWRWLEKLSVILLGILSIWLLYVIFTNYSFSQLWNKPGSGGLPLLIALDLVIAMPLSWAPTIADYSRFSRKKSDAAWGTYLGHLAGSAFCYFLGALSNVAMGKQDPISLIAAYGLGIPAMLMILVSTLNTTFMDIYSASITWKNVNPKANIKLHILLVGALGTLLALVFPVDKYEAFLLLIGGAFVPLAAIMITDYFVVKKKYDPEELLKDNSFSIPGILSWLIGFALYISLTAESLIGVSVPFFSSLGNEIGASIPVFLITALIYYLLSRS, encoded by the coding sequence ATGCAGGAGATAAGGCCCATTAAGGATAGAATATTTGACTTCTGGAGCAACTTCTCAATATGGTTTGGGGCGGATTTCGGAATAGCAGTCATATGGGCAGGTGCATTGTTAACTCCATACCTTTCGCTTAAGGAGGCCCTCGCCATAATAATCTTAGGCCATCTACTTGGGAACGCCGTGATGAGTTTAATTGCGATAGAGGGTTATGAAACTGGACTACCAACCATGGTTCTCTCAAGAGGGCCCTTGGGAGGAAAGGGGTCCGTATTACCATCCTTGCTCAACTATCTCCAACTGATAGGATGGACAGCGATAATGTTGATAGTTGGAGCCAGAGCGCTGGATGTGATATTCCCTGGAACGTACTTCATGTGGGTCATTGTTCTTGGAATACTGGTTACCGTTTGGACTCTAGTTGGGCCTGAAAGATGGAGATGGCTTGAGAAGCTCTCAGTGATCTTGCTGGGTATACTAAGCATATGGTTACTCTACGTGATCTTCACGAATTATTCATTCTCCCAGCTATGGAACAAGCCCGGGAGTGGGGGACTACCTCTTCTAATAGCCCTTGACTTGGTTATAGCAATGCCACTGAGTTGGGCTCCAACTATAGCTGATTACTCGAGATTCAGTAGGAAAAAGAGTGATGCTGCATGGGGAACTTACTTGGGCCATCTAGCCGGTTCAGCGTTCTGTTACTTCCTAGGAGCTTTAAGCAATGTTGCGATGGGCAAGCAGGATCCAATAAGCTTGATAGCAGCCTATGGCTTGGGAATTCCTGCGATGTTAATGATATTGGTTTCAACGCTCAATACAACGTTCATGGACATATACTCTGCATCGATAACATGGAAGAACGTCAATCCAAAGGCGAACATTAAATTGCACATCCTTCTTGTTGGAGCACTCGGAACTCTATTGGCCCTGGTGTTCCCAGTTGACAAATATGAGGCATTCCTATTGCTAATAGGAGGGGCATTCGTACCGCTGGCAGCGATAATGATCACGGACTACTTCGTTGTAAAGAAGAAGTATGATCCAGAGGAGCTACTCAAAGATAACAGCTTCAGCATACCAGGAATACTTTCCTGGCTAATTGGCTTTGCACTTTACATAAGTTTAACGGCGGAAAGTCTAATTGGAGTTTCAGTACCCTTCTTCAGCTCACTCGGAAACGAAATTGGAGCAAGCATTCCGGTATTCTTAATAACGGCTCTGATATATTATCTACTCTCAAGGAGCTGA
- a CDS encoding TenA family protein has product MFSEELMRSSKDIWEKFLPHRFLIEVSENKITHEAFARWLINDYYFVKNALRFMAILMAKAPDELLNFFAESIYYISRELEMFERNAEKLGINLEDEIDLRAKAYVNYLINVAYNGSFLEGFTAFYCEEKAYYEAWRWVKEHLKGESPYIEFINHWSSKAFGEYVKKIEDILNSLAKKHGEFEKEKAKKVFREVSKFELLFWEIAYGGE; this is encoded by the coding sequence ATGTTTTCTGAAGAATTAATGAGGAGTTCCAAGGATATATGGGAGAAGTTTCTACCTCATCGATTCCTAATTGAGGTAAGTGAGAATAAGATAACTCATGAGGCCTTTGCAAGATGGCTAATTAACGATTACTACTTCGTCAAGAACGCCCTCAGATTTATGGCAATTTTAATGGCAAAAGCTCCCGACGAGCTCCTGAACTTTTTCGCCGAATCGATATATTACATATCAAGGGAACTCGAGATGTTTGAGAGAAACGCGGAGAAACTAGGCATAAACCTTGAGGATGAAATTGACCTAAGGGCAAAAGCCTATGTGAATTACCTTATAAACGTTGCATACAATGGGAGCTTCCTTGAGGGATTCACGGCATTTTACTGTGAGGAGAAAGCATACTATGAGGCCTGGAGATGGGTAAAGGAGCACCTCAAGGGAGAAAGTCCGTACATTGAATTCATAAATCATTGGAGTTCAAAGGCCTTTGGCGAATACGTTAAGAAAATAGAGGATATCTTGAATTCTTTGGCTAAGAAACATGGAGAGTTTGAAAAAGAGAAGGCAAAGAAAGTTTTCAGAGAAGTTTCAAAGTTTGAACTGCTCTTCTGGGAGATAGCCTATGGGGGTGAGTGA